A portion of the uncultured Draconibacterium sp. genome contains these proteins:
- a CDS encoding glycosidase, translating into MKLKKFEGNPILVPNEKNDWENLVVCNPGAYYDNGKFQMLYRAAGDDVDHVIRFGLAESEDGFNFTRVSDKPVLGPSCEGPDSGCIEDARIVKFDEYYYVTYAFRPFAPGQYWKFAHDEVLTRDYGVNAPHFLQHNMANTALAITKDYKEWIKLGRITQSNLDDRDVILFPEKINGKYAMLHRPKEWKGEAYGTEHPAVWIRFSDDLLVWNEPSTLLIAGKKGTWEEKTGGSTPPLKTDRGWLVLYHGVENGGTGYYRVGAVMLDLEDPTKVIGRTEDWIMEPEHDYEIEGFYKGCVFPTGNVIVDDTLFVYYGGADKYIGVATCDVNELVDFILQ; encoded by the coding sequence ATGAAACTAAAAAAGTTCGAAGGTAACCCGATATTGGTTCCAAATGAAAAAAATGACTGGGAGAACCTGGTTGTATGTAATCCCGGTGCATATTACGACAACGGTAAATTTCAAATGTTATATCGGGCAGCCGGTGATGATGTAGACCATGTTATCCGTTTTGGTTTAGCTGAGAGCGAAGATGGATTTAATTTTACAAGAGTTAGTGACAAACCTGTTCTGGGACCAAGTTGTGAAGGTCCTGATTCGGGGTGTATTGAAGATGCGAGAATTGTAAAGTTCGACGAATATTACTATGTGACTTATGCCTTTCGTCCTTTTGCTCCCGGGCAATACTGGAAATTTGCTCATGATGAGGTGCTTACAAGAGATTATGGAGTGAATGCACCACACTTTTTGCAACACAATATGGCGAATACAGCCCTGGCAATCACCAAAGATTACAAAGAATGGATTAAGTTGGGGCGAATTACACAATCGAATCTCGATGACCGTGATGTGATTCTTTTTCCTGAAAAAATTAACGGAAAATATGCCATGTTGCATCGTCCAAAAGAATGGAAAGGTGAGGCATATGGAACAGAGCATCCTGCTGTGTGGATTCGTTTTAGCGATGATTTATTGGTTTGGAATGAACCCAGTACACTTTTAATTGCCGGGAAAAAAGGAACCTGGGAAGAAAAAACCGGAGGAAGCACTCCGCCATTAAAAACAGACCGTGGGTGGTTAGTACTATATCATGGCGTTGAAAACGGAGGTACCGGTTATTACCGTGTTGGTGCCGTAATGCTCGACCTGGAAGACCCAACCAAAGTAATTGGGAGAACTGAAGACTGGATTATGGAACCGGAGCACGATTATGAAATTGAAGGCTTTTACAAGGGGTGCGTATTCCCTACTGGAAATGTGATTGTTGATGATACCCTGTTTGTGTATTACGGGGGCGCCGACAAATACATAGGTGTTGCCACCTGCGATGTGAATGAATTAGTAGACTTTATTTTACAATAA
- a CDS encoding sodium:solute symporter, whose amino-acid sequence MDKSTFWQATPDWVTGLTWIDLIIIFAYFLFIVFLGIRYGKSKDTDSYFLAGRGMGWGVIGFSLFAASISSSTLIGQAGDAYSTGIAVFNYNLISVIVMVFFAWFLLPFYIKSKIYTIPEFLEKRFSVHSRYYFSAITIIVNIFLDAAGSLYAAAMVMKLVFPEVSLLVLAVVFALIVAAYTIPGGLSAAIRVDLMQGIFLLVGAIVLTYYASVNGGADYVRELLSSGDWMMKLVRPSDDPSVPWLGMIVGIPVLGLFFWGNNQQLVQRVLTAKSVDEGRKGVLLVGFLTVITLFIIIIPGVMSVKLFPGLPKPDMVYPNMIMKLLPNALIGFMMAAMVAALTSSLSGLLNSVATLFTMDFYSKISPKSTSKNKVIVGRIVSMIVLIIAVLWAPQIGKRFGTLLKYYQEMLSIMAPPIVAAFILGIFWKRANAKGAFIGLLAGIALGVLNLVISINTGESMFGNIHFLLTVPFYFVWSMLVMVVVSLFTKKPDKEKTEGYTWRLAEFKQETIELRKQSIWSNYRFWSVLLLILCVVILVLFW is encoded by the coding sequence ATGGACAAATCAACATTCTGGCAAGCAACACCTGATTGGGTGACCGGACTCACATGGATAGATTTAATCATCATATTTGCCTACTTCCTGTTTATTGTCTTCCTGGGTATTCGATATGGAAAAAGTAAAGATACCGATTCGTATTTCCTGGCAGGCAGAGGCATGGGATGGGGAGTTATCGGATTTTCGCTTTTTGCAGCAAGTATTTCCAGTTCTACGCTAATTGGACAGGCAGGAGATGCGTATAGTACGGGTATCGCTGTCTTTAATTACAACCTGATTTCAGTGATTGTAATGGTATTTTTTGCCTGGTTTTTGCTTCCTTTTTACATTAAATCAAAAATTTATACCATCCCTGAATTTCTTGAGAAGAGGTTCAGTGTCCACTCCCGGTATTATTTTTCAGCCATTACGATTATCGTCAATATTTTTCTTGATGCAGCAGGTTCCTTATACGCAGCCGCAATGGTAATGAAACTTGTTTTTCCCGAGGTATCACTATTGGTATTGGCTGTAGTGTTTGCTCTTATTGTTGCTGCTTATACCATCCCTGGTGGTTTATCTGCTGCTATTCGGGTAGATTTAATGCAGGGAATTTTTCTTTTAGTGGGGGCTATTGTGCTAACATACTATGCCAGCGTAAATGGTGGAGCAGATTATGTTAGAGAGCTTCTTAGCAGTGGCGATTGGATGATGAAACTGGTTCGTCCTTCTGATGACCCATCAGTTCCATGGTTAGGAATGATAGTTGGTATTCCTGTACTCGGATTGTTCTTTTGGGGCAATAACCAGCAGTTGGTGCAGCGTGTTCTTACCGCAAAGTCGGTTGATGAAGGACGAAAAGGAGTATTGTTAGTCGGATTTCTAACAGTAATAACCTTGTTTATAATTATTATTCCGGGTGTAATGTCGGTTAAATTATTTCCGGGACTTCCCAAACCTGATATGGTTTATCCCAATATGATAATGAAATTATTGCCCAATGCCTTGATTGGTTTTATGATGGCAGCAATGGTAGCAGCTTTAACGTCATCATTGAGTGGTCTGTTAAATTCTGTGGCAACACTTTTTACAATGGACTTTTACTCGAAAATATCACCTAAAAGTACATCTAAAAATAAAGTTATAGTGGGCAGGATTGTTTCTATGATTGTTTTGATAATAGCCGTTTTATGGGCTCCCCAGATTGGTAAAAGGTTTGGTACATTGTTAAAATATTACCAGGAGATGTTATCAATTATGGCCCCGCCGATTGTTGCAGCATTTATTTTAGGAATTTTCTGGAAACGTGCCAATGCCAAAGGAGCTTTTATTGGACTACTTGCAGGTATTGCTTTGGGTGTACTAAACCTGGTGATTAGTATCAATACTGGAGAATCGATGTTTGGAAATATTCACTTTCTGTTAACCGTACCTTTCTATTTTGTTTGGAGCATGTTGGTAATGGTAGTGGTAAGTTTATTTACCAAGAAACCCGATAAGGAAAAAACGGAAGGTTATACATGGAGATTGGCTGAATTTAAACAGGAGACCATCGAATTAAGAAAACAATCCATATGGAGTAATTATCGATTTTGGTCTGTTTTGTTATTGATTTTATGTGTTGTAATATTAGTATTATTTTGGTAA
- a CDS encoding sulfatase has product MKFVSFVILSLGFILTSCNIGDKKEDTPKAPNFLFVLVDDQPFDALGVNGRYPFLQTPNMDRLAKEGVLFENYFCTQSICSPSRASFLTGTYAHIHGVNQNNRHVDPDWNRFKPYTQLLQEAGYQTAHVGKIHMAHKKGAEHIRPGFDYWFSFNGQGEYFDPMVNDNGREYQEKGYMTDILTEKAITWLKEKRDKSKPFSLNLWHKAVHEDHSPAPRHEQLYDGEELPEPPHGMLNETFAGKPEWQRIKAADAKWKEYVPVDSLPIKKWPVKGDKFMRLLKTLKAVDESLGEVLATLEEIGELENTVIIYSSDNGYFMGEHGYWDKRIAYEASMRIPMLIRYPKLIQSETKIEELCLNVDLAPTILELAGVQKPEYMQGESMLDLLGQKKDTPWRETMLFQYYVDDAYPYAGPDMLAVRTDKYKLVDCFLENDIDELYDLENDPGEMNNLIGKTEYAEVEKQLREEIERLKLQYNYNRDRDWWLRQVAQKKE; this is encoded by the coding sequence ATGAAATTTGTATCATTTGTAATATTATCACTTGGGTTTATTCTAACTTCGTGCAATATTGGAGATAAAAAAGAAGATACTCCAAAAGCGCCCAATTTCTTGTTTGTTTTGGTTGATGACCAACCATTCGACGCATTAGGGGTAAACGGAAGATATCCGTTTTTACAAACGCCCAATATGGACCGCCTGGCTAAGGAAGGTGTTTTATTCGAAAATTATTTCTGTACGCAATCAATTTGTTCTCCTTCACGTGCCAGCTTCCTAACCGGAACCTATGCACATATTCATGGGGTAAATCAGAATAATCGCCATGTTGACCCGGACTGGAACCGATTTAAACCTTATACGCAATTGCTGCAAGAGGCAGGTTACCAGACAGCGCATGTTGGTAAAATCCACATGGCTCATAAGAAAGGGGCTGAGCATATTCGTCCCGGATTTGATTATTGGTTTAGCTTTAACGGACAGGGGGAGTATTTCGACCCAATGGTAAACGATAATGGCCGTGAATACCAGGAAAAAGGTTATATGACAGATATCCTTACGGAGAAAGCTATAACCTGGTTAAAAGAAAAGCGTGATAAGAGTAAACCATTTAGTTTGAACTTGTGGCATAAAGCTGTTCACGAAGACCATTCTCCTGCTCCAAGACATGAACAGTTATATGACGGCGAAGAATTACCCGAACCACCACATGGCATGTTAAATGAAACCTTTGCCGGTAAACCTGAGTGGCAACGAATAAAAGCTGCCGATGCCAAGTGGAAAGAATATGTTCCGGTTGATTCCTTACCAATAAAAAAATGGCCGGTAAAAGGTGATAAATTTATGCGCTTGTTAAAAACACTTAAAGCTGTAGATGAATCGTTGGGAGAAGTATTAGCGACATTAGAGGAAATTGGAGAACTTGAGAATACAGTAATAATTTACAGCAGCGATAACGGTTATTTTATGGGTGAGCACGGTTACTGGGATAAGCGTATTGCATACGAAGCTTCTATGCGCATTCCAATGTTGATTCGATATCCTAAGTTGATTCAATCCGAAACCAAAATAGAAGAATTGTGCCTGAACGTGGATTTGGCTCCTACCATTTTAGAATTGGCGGGGGTTCAGAAACCGGAATATATGCAAGGCGAGTCGATGCTTGATTTACTTGGGCAAAAAAAAGATACCCCGTGGCGCGAAACAATGCTTTTCCAGTATTATGTTGACGATGCATACCCATATGCCGGTCCCGATATGTTAGCTGTTCGTACCGATAAATATAAGTTGGTAGATTGTTTCCTCGAAAACGATATTGACGAATTATATGACCTGGAGAATGACCCCGGAGAAATGAATAACCTGATTGGTAAAACGGAATACGCTGAAGTAGAAAAACAACTGCGCGAGGAAATTGAGCGATTAAAATTACAGTATAACTATAATCGTGACCGAGACTGGTGGTTGAGACAGGTGGCACAAAAGAAAGAGTAG
- a CDS encoding two-component regulator propeller domain-containing protein, which produces MKFTEHIAVGQPKKLFICFLIFLLLRDFAVSAVGFQQITKEDGLSHNNVECILQDRNGFLWFGTRNGLCRFDGYDFKTYLKNSGPGSISGNRILSMAEDEDGNIWIGTYQNGVSKYNTRTDMFERYDSIDNIGNQVYSISVLSDSTVCLGTNYGLTFYFPKQDSFYTYTPNTGQGLNSFQVSDVIETTKGEVYVATWEPDVQRLNRERNLFESISYQKGNQAVSNYRKRLLDDKNGNLWIAANIHGLCKYNIRSGKAKWYFEGENALNTAVLNGDMVRAPDGKIWIATDGGGINVFNPEDETFEYLSHTELRENSLPSNNIYTLFTDRSNRFWVGTYKNGVALYDPQQHRFKNELLPDGVFSFFRDKSVLSVFQDSRENIWVGTDGYGLHKITGWNKLTSYYNEENNINTISSNVITSIAEDAEGKILIGTYTGGLCVYDPASNKFTRHLPESNNNQKIHSDNVWTLLSDSEGNKWLGLLGNGVDLYYPKTKTFKNIGPYSNELIKVGHPNVMALMEDADGDIWFGTEGDGIYIYDKQAGRMLRLDSRPKSTVWQEGVIKDFYQDGFGEIWIASEGSGLFKYNKTDKSLMQFTTEEGLPGMITMGIQEDRTGNIWVSTYDGLARYDRKNNGFNAFYSYDGLTSNEYNAEAFIKLNNGYFIIGSVAGIDVFDPLSISFNQNIPPLFFTRLTILNQEITPNQISGNKRYLEEDILYTKELTLNYSDKIFSIEFVALNYTQPQKCQYKYMLEGFDNDWIYTPPDRRFATYSNLHEGFYTFKVQASNNDGRWGNNQIELKITVLPPFWKTGWFIAVVIVLLLGILFSIYCYRVNVLKNRFLQEKAAKEKQIIELEKQNVEKELEKLTYYSVYRKRILVNYKIRLQSLALKAKESVKRGLEVVIGEIDKELTDDKDWKYLEPRLDNLYNDFITKLRERHPDLTLTEIKVASYVRMNLTSKDISEFMNKTIRAVENDRYRLRKKLQLDSNESLQSYLLNL; this is translated from the coding sequence TTGAAATTCACGGAACATATTGCAGTTGGCCAGCCTAAGAAATTATTTATTTGCTTTTTGATATTTCTTTTGTTACGCGATTTTGCTGTTTCCGCGGTTGGGTTTCAGCAAATAACCAAAGAGGACGGGCTTTCGCACAACAATGTAGAATGTATTTTACAGGACAGGAACGGTTTTCTGTGGTTTGGCACCCGGAATGGATTGTGCCGTTTCGATGGCTACGATTTTAAAACATATCTGAAGAATTCCGGTCCCGGCTCAATTTCGGGAAACCGTATTTTATCCATGGCCGAAGACGAGGATGGAAACATCTGGATTGGGACTTATCAGAACGGGGTGAGCAAATATAACACGCGAACCGACATGTTTGAGCGATACGACAGCATCGATAACATTGGCAACCAGGTTTATTCCATTAGTGTTTTAAGCGACAGCACCGTTTGCCTGGGCACAAACTACGGTTTAACTTTCTATTTTCCCAAACAGGATAGTTTTTACACCTACACCCCGAATACCGGCCAGGGATTGAACTCGTTCCAGGTTAGCGATGTAATTGAAACAACAAAAGGCGAAGTTTATGTTGCAACCTGGGAACCCGATGTTCAGCGACTTAACCGGGAACGGAATCTATTTGAATCTATATCATATCAAAAAGGGAACCAGGCAGTTTCGAATTACCGGAAAAGGTTGCTGGACGATAAGAACGGGAATTTATGGATAGCCGCGAATATTCACGGACTGTGCAAATACAATATCCGATCGGGGAAAGCTAAATGGTATTTTGAGGGTGAGAACGCGTTGAATACGGCAGTGTTAAATGGCGACATGGTGCGCGCTCCGGATGGAAAAATATGGATAGCAACCGACGGTGGTGGTATCAACGTTTTTAATCCGGAAGACGAAACATTTGAGTACCTCTCACACACGGAACTTCGCGAAAACAGTCTGCCTTCGAATAACATTTATACCTTGTTTACCGACCGAAGTAACCGATTTTGGGTTGGAACCTACAAGAACGGAGTGGCTTTATACGATCCTCAGCAACACCGATTTAAAAATGAACTCCTGCCCGATGGTGTTTTTTCATTTTTCAGGGATAAATCGGTTCTGAGTGTTTTTCAGGACAGCAGAGAGAACATCTGGGTTGGAACCGACGGCTACGGTTTACACAAAATCACCGGTTGGAATAAACTTACGAGTTACTACAACGAGGAGAACAATATAAATACCATTTCCTCGAATGTGATTACCAGTATTGCAGAGGATGCTGAAGGCAAAATTCTGATCGGAACCTATACCGGAGGTCTGTGTGTTTATGATCCGGCAAGCAACAAATTTACCCGGCATCTTCCGGAATCGAACAACAACCAAAAGATCCATTCCGACAACGTTTGGACCCTGCTTTCGGATAGTGAAGGGAACAAATGGCTCGGGCTTCTGGGAAACGGAGTTGATTTGTATTATCCTAAAACGAAAACATTCAAGAATATTGGTCCGTATTCCAACGAGCTTATAAAAGTTGGGCACCCGAATGTGATGGCGCTCATGGAAGATGCCGATGGTGATATTTGGTTTGGAACCGAAGGCGATGGCATCTACATTTACGACAAACAGGCAGGTAGAATGTTGCGGTTAGATTCCCGACCAAAATCGACGGTTTGGCAGGAAGGCGTTATCAAGGATTTTTACCAGGACGGATTTGGCGAAATATGGATCGCATCCGAGGGAAGCGGGCTTTTCAAATACAATAAAACCGATAAATCATTAATGCAATTCACAACTGAAGAGGGTTTGCCAGGTATGATCACTATGGGCATTCAGGAAGATCGAACAGGTAATATATGGGTCTCGACCTATGACGGATTGGCTCGTTACGACAGAAAAAACAATGGTTTTAATGCTTTTTACAGTTACGATGGACTGACCTCCAATGAATACAATGCTGAAGCATTTATCAAGCTGAACAATGGCTACTTCATTATTGGATCAGTTGCCGGCATTGATGTTTTCGATCCATTATCCATTTCTTTTAATCAGAATATTCCGCCTTTGTTTTTTACAAGGTTGACAATATTGAATCAGGAAATAACTCCCAATCAAATATCAGGGAATAAGCGCTATCTGGAAGAAGATATTCTTTATACAAAGGAGTTAACATTGAATTACAGCGATAAAATTTTCTCCATCGAATTTGTCGCACTCAACTACACCCAACCACAAAAGTGTCAGTATAAATACATGCTCGAGGGGTTTGATAACGACTGGATTTACACACCACCCGATCGCCGTTTTGCTACCTATTCAAATTTGCACGAAGGATTTTACACTTTTAAGGTTCAGGCATCGAACAATGACGGGAGATGGGGAAATAACCAGATCGAACTGAAAATCACGGTGCTTCCTCCATTCTGGAAAACCGGCTGGTTTATTGCCGTGGTAATTGTTTTACTTCTCGGTATCTTATTTTCGATTTATTGTTACAGGGTTAATGTATTGAAAAATAGGTTTTTGCAGGAAAAAGCAGCAAAAGAAAAGCAGATCATTGAGTTGGAAAAACAAAATGTTGAAAAAGAACTGGAGAAATTAACCTATTACTCGGTCTACAGGAAACGGATTCTGGTCAATTATAAAATAAGGCTCCAATCTCTGGCATTAAAAGCCAAAGAGTCCGTTAAAAGAGGATTGGAAGTGGTAATCGGAGAAATTGACAAAGAACTTACCGACGATAAGGATTGGAAATACCTTGAGCCGCGACTGGATAATTTGTACAACGATTTTATCACAAAATTGAGGGAAAGGCATCCCGACCTGACTTTGACGGAAATTAAGGTCGCTTCCTATGTGCGAATGAATTTAACATCCAAAGACATTTCCGAGTTTATGAACAAAACAATCCGGGCGGTGGAGAACGACCGTTACCGGCTCCGCAAAAAATTACAACTCGACTCCAACGAATCGCTTCAAAGCTATCTTTTAAACCTTTAA
- a CDS encoding glycoside hydrolase family 30 protein: MAKLKLFAVLIAVMAVSGCSPHKGRQYNVVADKPLVGDKFQFTSVKQYTTSRARDLRFAEHDNFLIGNLPQPEEHFPTLILDPEKRFQTIEGFGGALTDAAAETFYKLPENKQEELIKAYFDKDEGIGYSLCRTHIHSCDFSSESYAYSEVPGDKELNYFSIQHDLNFKIPFIRQTIEEAGNELKLFASPWSPPAWMKTNNNMLHGGKLKAEYFQTWADYFVRFFEAYREQDISFWGLTVQNEPMATQIWESCIFTAAEERDFVKNYLGPTLEKNGMGDKKIIIWDHNRGIMYQRAKVAYNDPEASKYIWGTGFHWYSGNHFDNVKQVAEAFPEKKTLFTEGCVFPFDYNKLNEWHWGERYGESLIKDLNNSASGWVDWNILLDETGGPNHVANFCYAPVIGNTVTGELIYMSSYYYLGHFSKFIRPGAQRIICSSNNDDLQATAFINPDNSIAVVVMNPTDSEINFKIWLDGKGTLAGIPAHGISTLVIN; the protein is encoded by the coding sequence GTGGCTAAACTAAAATTATTTGCTGTTCTTATTGCCGTAATGGCCGTGTCGGGGTGCTCGCCACACAAGGGCCGTCAGTATAATGTTGTTGCCGATAAACCTTTAGTAGGCGATAAATTTCAATTTACATCGGTAAAACAATACACAACATCACGCGCACGCGATTTGCGGTTTGCAGAGCACGACAACTTTTTAATTGGCAATCTTCCCCAACCCGAAGAGCATTTTCCAACATTGATACTGGACCCCGAAAAACGTTTTCAAACCATCGAAGGGTTTGGCGGCGCACTTACCGATGCAGCGGCTGAAACATTTTACAAACTGCCCGAAAACAAACAGGAAGAGTTAATAAAGGCATATTTCGACAAAGACGAAGGGATTGGCTACAGTTTATGCCGCACCCACATTCACAGTTGCGATTTTTCGAGCGAAAGCTATGCGTATTCCGAGGTGCCCGGGGATAAGGAACTCAACTATTTTTCTATTCAGCACGACTTGAATTTTAAAATACCTTTCATCCGCCAGACCATCGAAGAAGCCGGGAACGAACTGAAACTCTTTGCCTCGCCCTGGAGCCCGCCGGCCTGGATGAAGACCAACAACAACATGTTGCACGGCGGTAAACTTAAAGCCGAATATTTTCAAACCTGGGCCGATTATTTTGTACGTTTTTTTGAAGCTTACCGCGAGCAGGATATTTCGTTTTGGGGGCTTACCGTGCAGAACGAACCCATGGCCACACAAATTTGGGAATCGTGCATTTTTACGGCTGCCGAAGAACGCGACTTTGTGAAAAATTACCTGGGGCCTACACTCGAAAAGAACGGCATGGGCGATAAAAAAATAATAATCTGGGACCATAACCGCGGCATCATGTACCAACGTGCCAAGGTTGCTTACAACGATCCCGAGGCTTCGAAATACATCTGGGGAACCGGTTTCCACTGGTACAGCGGCAACCATTTCGATAATGTAAAACAGGTGGCAGAGGCTTTCCCCGAAAAGAAAACCCTTTTTACCGAAGGTTGTGTTTTTCCTTTCGATTACAATAAATTAAATGAATGGCACTGGGGGGAACGCTATGGCGAATCGCTTATCAAGGACCTAAATAATTCTGCATCGGGCTGGGTTGACTGGAACATTCTGCTCGACGAAACCGGCGGGCCAAACCACGTGGCGAATTTTTGTTATGCGCCTGTAATTGGGAATACCGTCACCGGAGAGTTGATCTACATGAGTTCGTATTATTATTTGGGTCATTTCTCAAAATTCATTCGGCCGGGAGCACAGCGTATTATCTGCTCCTCGAATAACGATGATTTACAGGCCACGGCTTTTATCAATCCCGATAACAGCATCGCGGTGGTTGTTATGAATCCAACGGACAGTGAAATCAATTTTAAAATCTGGCTCGACGGAAAAGGCACCCTTGCCGGAATTCCTGCGCATGGTATCAGCACCCTGGTTATTAACTAG